The Streptomyces sp. NBC_00670 genome window below encodes:
- a CDS encoding dioxygenase family protein: protein MSTQVNPDPAARTDVHRAVAREPDPEQEAVEAGLVDAVVASFDACRDPRLKELMVSLARHLHAFLRETRPTEDEWGAAIRFLTRAGRLTDDVRQEFILLSDVLGASTQTVNVNHTAHAGATEATVLGPFFVEDAPHVALGGDLSSGAPGEPCWVEGTVTGTDGTPLAGARIDVWEADEDGRYDVQYDAARRAARGHLFTDGDGGYRFWALTPTPYPIPDDGPVGQLLRAVGRSPLRAAHLHFRVAHEGARTLVTHLFPEGDPIGRDDSVFGVKESLVKHFARQPAGTSTPDGRVVEGTWSRVRFDLVLAPAGA from the coding sequence ATGAGTACCCAGGTGAACCCGGACCCGGCGGCCCGGACCGACGTCCACCGGGCCGTCGCCCGCGAGCCGGACCCGGAGCAGGAGGCCGTCGAGGCCGGGCTCGTGGACGCCGTCGTCGCCTCCTTCGACGCCTGCCGGGACCCCCGGCTCAAGGAGCTGATGGTCTCCCTGGCCCGGCATCTGCACGCCTTCCTGCGCGAGACGCGGCCCACCGAGGACGAGTGGGGCGCCGCCATCCGGTTCCTCACCCGGGCCGGCCGTCTCACCGACGACGTGCGCCAGGAGTTCATCCTGCTCTCGGACGTCCTCGGCGCCTCCACGCAGACCGTCAACGTCAACCACACCGCGCACGCGGGAGCCACCGAGGCGACCGTTCTCGGGCCCTTCTTCGTCGAGGACGCCCCGCACGTCGCACTCGGCGGCGACCTCTCCTCCGGCGCGCCCGGCGAACCCTGCTGGGTCGAGGGCACGGTGACCGGCACCGACGGCACGCCGCTCGCGGGGGCGCGGATCGACGTGTGGGAGGCCGACGAGGACGGCCGCTACGACGTCCAGTACGACGCGGCCCGGCGCGCGGCGCGCGGCCACCTGTTCACCGACGGGGACGGCGGCTACCGGTTCTGGGCGCTCACCCCGACGCCGTACCCGATTCCCGACGACGGCCCCGTCGGGCAGCTCCTGCGCGCGGTCGGCCGCTCCCCGCTGCGCGCCGCGCATCTGCACTTCCGGGTCGCCCACGAGGGCGCGCGCACGCTGGTGACGCACCTCTTCCCCGAGGGCGATCCGATCGGCCGCGACGACTCCGTCTTCGGGGTCAAGGAGTCACTGGTCAAGCACTTCGCGCGGCAGCCGGCCGGCACTTCCACGCCCGACGGGCGGGTGGTCGAGGGCACCTGGAGCAGGGTGCGCTTCGACCTCGTGCTCGCCCCCGCGGGGGCCTGA
- a CDS encoding formylglycine-generating enzyme family protein has product MSTLTPPPVDPHAVDDRATMGLPASFVPRVDEAEVSGRARLLAFRGARDLARTVEDPAAEFLTRLAAGRLLALLGDPRIVPDDPAMCDVPAARVRLGLPAERVDAVTARWRHVGVVRDWIAKEAPSYEVDVPAFRIGRYPVTNLEYHAFLVAEPDAAPPPSSWRFGGYPAELANHPVWTVAPRDAERYAAWLAARTGRSFRLPTEAEWEYAASGGDGRAYPWGEEMDPERANTVEHGPLSTTPVGMYPAGRSPFGAADMGGNVEEYVADDYRPYPGGETVEDDLGGRVPYRVARGGGFTRFADLARCRRRHGWYHRDMYAMGFRLAES; this is encoded by the coding sequence ATGAGCACCCTCACCCCGCCGCCGGTCGATCCGCACGCCGTCGACGACCGGGCCACGATGGGCCTTCCCGCCTCGTTCGTCCCCCGGGTCGACGAGGCCGAGGTGAGCGGCCGGGCGCGGCTGCTGGCCTTCCGCGGCGCGCGCGACCTCGCCCGCACCGTCGAGGACCCGGCCGCGGAGTTCCTCACCCGGCTCGCCGCCGGACGGCTGCTGGCCCTGCTCGGCGACCCCCGGATCGTCCCCGACGACCCCGCGATGTGCGACGTGCCCGCGGCGCGCGTACGGCTCGGGCTGCCCGCGGAGCGGGTGGACGCGGTGACCGCGCGGTGGCGCCACGTGGGGGTGGTGCGGGACTGGATCGCCAAGGAGGCCCCGAGTTACGAGGTGGACGTCCCGGCGTTCCGGATCGGCCGCTACCCCGTCACCAACCTGGAGTACCACGCCTTCCTGGTGGCGGAGCCGGACGCCGCTCCCCCGCCCTCGTCCTGGCGGTTCGGCGGCTACCCGGCGGAACTCGCCAACCACCCGGTGTGGACCGTCGCCCCGCGGGACGCGGAGCGCTACGCGGCCTGGCTGGCGGCGCGCACCGGGCGGTCCTTCCGGCTGCCGACGGAGGCCGAGTGGGAGTACGCGGCGAGCGGCGGGGACGGACGGGCCTACCCCTGGGGCGAGGAGATGGACCCCGAACGCGCCAACACGGTCGAGCACGGCCCCCTGTCCACCACCCCCGTCGGCATGTACCCGGCCGGCCGCTCCCCCTTCGGCGCCGCCGACATGGGCGGCAACGTGGAGGAGTACGTGGCCGACGACTACCGCCCCTATCCCGGTGGCGAGACGGTCGAGGACGACCTGGGCGGCCGGGTGCCCTACCGGGTCGCCCGCGGCGGCGGCTTCACCCGCTTCGCGGACCTGGCCCGCTGCCGCCGCCGGCACGGCTGGTACCACCGGGACATGTACGCCATGGGCTTCCGGCTGGCCGAGTCCTGA
- a CDS encoding WD40 repeat domain-containing protein produces the protein MIRHHGPISGIAAFGGALVATAGYDNQVILWDAGERRPLARAHHDHLANHVEFNADGTLLLTASSDYTARVWSLPDLKLRTVLSEHRDDVDMAAFHPSRPLVATVARDHLIRVHDLDTGTVVARLKGHTADILSVAWLADGTELVTSSDDGTVKRWSLETHAMTGDVDLGDAETDTIALSPTGVIYAGNDNGEIVTINGTRTTQHLAHEAGIKRLVHHAATQSLVSLSYDRTLRVWDCSGADGAPVLTHTTEFPAEVWPRSCAFLDDRTIVFGTFGTSYATYDLDSGTWDLTGVGRTRCLNAITAAADGVWTVGDAGVVWRDGREVATTGSLCNFLIAVGDRMLTGGQLGRLFDAADGETLHQHRSPLNCAAAFERDGVPHVVVGTYTGEGLVFAVGERVRHVATLPLHTNPVKDVAISGDTLFAVCADTSVCWFSLTGLRETGRVEKAHDQIANGCAALDEGAFASVGRDRTLRVWRGRAGHAIPTPHDHSIKCVAASDDGRFVASGSYAGTVAVRDLRTDTWSHLGRPTAAGISCLCYDAAKGRFLASSYDGSVHEVPVGGRIAA, from the coding sequence ATGATACGTCACCATGGTCCCATCAGCGGCATCGCGGCCTTCGGCGGAGCACTCGTGGCGACGGCCGGCTACGACAACCAGGTCATCCTGTGGGACGCCGGCGAGCGCCGCCCCCTGGCCCGCGCCCACCACGACCACCTGGCCAACCACGTCGAGTTCAACGCGGACGGCACCCTGCTGCTCACCGCCTCCAGCGACTACACGGCCCGGGTGTGGTCACTGCCGGACCTGAAGCTGCGGACCGTGCTGAGCGAGCACCGGGACGACGTCGACATGGCGGCCTTCCACCCGAGCAGGCCGCTCGTGGCGACCGTCGCCCGGGACCACCTCATCCGCGTCCACGACCTCGACACCGGGACGGTCGTCGCCCGGCTGAAGGGGCACACGGCCGACATCCTCTCCGTGGCCTGGCTGGCCGACGGCACGGAGCTGGTGACCTCAAGCGACGACGGCACGGTCAAGCGGTGGTCCCTGGAGACCCACGCCATGACGGGCGACGTCGACCTGGGGGACGCGGAGACCGACACCATCGCCCTCAGCCCCACCGGGGTCATCTACGCGGGCAACGACAACGGCGAGATCGTCACCATCAACGGGACGCGCACCACCCAGCACCTCGCCCACGAGGCCGGCATCAAGCGACTCGTCCACCACGCGGCCACCCAGTCCCTGGTGAGCCTCAGTTACGATCGCACGCTGCGGGTGTGGGACTGCTCGGGCGCCGACGGCGCACCGGTCCTGACCCACACCACGGAGTTCCCGGCGGAGGTCTGGCCCCGCTCCTGCGCGTTCCTGGACGACCGCACCATCGTCTTCGGGACGTTCGGCACCTCCTACGCCACCTACGACCTGGACAGCGGGACGTGGGATCTGACCGGGGTCGGGCGGACGCGCTGCCTGAACGCGATCACGGCCGCCGCGGACGGGGTGTGGACCGTCGGGGACGCGGGCGTCGTGTGGCGGGACGGCCGGGAGGTCGCCACCACGGGCAGCCTGTGCAACTTCCTGATCGCGGTGGGCGACCGCATGCTGACCGGCGGGCAGCTCGGCCGGCTCTTCGACGCCGCCGACGGCGAGACCCTGCACCAGCACCGTTCGCCGCTCAACTGCGCCGCGGCGTTCGAGCGGGACGGGGTGCCGCACGTCGTGGTGGGCACCTACACCGGCGAGGGACTGGTCTTCGCCGTCGGGGAGCGGGTCCGGCACGTGGCGACGCTGCCGCTGCACACCAACCCGGTCAAGGACGTGGCGATCTCCGGCGACACCCTGTTCGCCGTCTGCGCCGACACCTCGGTGTGCTGGTTCTCCCTGACCGGCCTCCGGGAGACCGGGCGGGTCGAGAAGGCGCACGACCAGATCGCCAACGGGTGCGCGGCGCTGGACGAGGGCGCCTTCGCCAGCGTGGGCAGGGACCGCACGCTGCGCGTCTGGCGCGGGCGCGCCGGCCACGCGATACCCACCCCGCACGACCACTCCATCAAGTGCGTGGCCGCCTCGGACGACGGCCGGTTCGTCGCCAGCGGCTCGTACGCGGGCACCGTCGCCGTCCGCGACCTGCGCACCGACACCTGGTCCCACCTCGGCAGGCCGACCGCGGCCGGCATCTCCTGCCTGTGCTACGACGCCGCGAAGGGACGCTTCCTCGCCTCCTCCTACGACGGTTCCGTGCACGAGGTCCCGGTCGGCGGGAGGATCGCCGCATGA
- a CDS encoding GTP cyclohydrolase II has translation MPSPARIRQSVQVPLHHGLGAVLQADLMTFTGLADVGEHLAVRLGPPAEVPLVRVHSECLTGEVFGSARCDCGPQLTEALRAIDAAGGVLLYLRQEGRGIGLYNKLDAYRLQQQGLDTYEANRALGLDEDLRDYAVAAQMLGALGHNEIDLLTNNPDKREQLLRYGIKVRDTVSTGVFANPYNTGYLRAKVVRTSHTIQLKGSA, from the coding sequence GTGCCGAGCCCGGCCAGGATCCGGCAGAGCGTCCAAGTACCGCTGCACCACGGGCTGGGCGCGGTCCTGCAGGCCGACCTGATGACCTTCACCGGCCTCGCCGACGTGGGTGAGCACCTCGCCGTGCGGCTGGGCCCCCCGGCCGAGGTGCCGCTCGTGCGCGTGCACTCGGAGTGCCTCACGGGTGAGGTGTTCGGCTCGGCGCGCTGCGACTGCGGGCCCCAGCTCACCGAGGCGCTGCGCGCGATCGACGCCGCCGGAGGGGTGCTGCTGTACCTGCGCCAGGAGGGCCGGGGCATCGGCCTGTACAACAAGCTGGACGCCTACCGCCTCCAGCAGCAGGGCCTGGACACCTACGAGGCCAACCGCGCCCTGGGACTGGACGAGGACCTGCGCGACTACGCGGTCGCGGCCCAGATGCTGGGCGCCCTCGGGCACAACGAGATCGACCTGCTGACCAACAACCCCGACAAGCGTGAGCAGTTGCTCAGGTACGGCATCAAGGTCCGTGACACGGTCTCCACCGGGGTCTTCGCCAACCCGTACAACACCGGCTACCTCCGGGCCAAGGTCGTCCGCACCTCGCACACCATCCAACTGAAGGGCTCGGCATGA
- a CDS encoding AfsR/SARP family transcriptional regulator, translating to MTLQQSGIRFLLLGPLEAWDEERRIRLGGTLNERVLAVLLLERGRVVPVSQLVQAAWAGDPPATASHQIRKAVGELRRRVPGGGDLIATEPSGYRMLLNEEQLDLSLFAAHEDGARQSLAAGNRAEAARQWEAALALWRGPALPDSGSATIEAACALLEERRLSALESLADLRLSTGRAAGLIGELRHAIAAHPYRESLRHRLLLALYRAGRQAEAINEYAHTRTLLAEELGIDPSPELSELYQAILRNSPELSVPAAPERPADVPSGAAGHPRGTERPCPFPHVPDDFTGRTAEIDRILRVAARVGDRSPRIAVIDGMGGSGKTALAVRVVHLLAERFPDGLIYLDLKGYSEDEEELGLSAALDVLLRSLGLPGSEIPEDARGRRALWRARTSSLKLLVLFDHIGDPALVHALLPPSQDSFVLVTNRSQLLDLDGAENISLGPLSERESVELLSSSIGDSRAEAEPAATAELAALCGHLPLALRIAGARIRKRRHWTVGYFVDRLRTADNVLDELRSGSRSVTATLATSYEALPPRIRAHFRLLSLRPVPDVDVAAAATTLGTGPVVAERSLEYLVDMHLLQQKGLGRYSFHPLVQAFGRSLPDDRSGRMPPNGSPVLLSRITIRPAS from the coding sequence GTGACACTTCAACAATCCGGTATCCGCTTCCTCTTACTCGGGCCCCTGGAAGCATGGGACGAGGAACGGCGGATCCGCCTCGGGGGCACGCTCAACGAGCGGGTACTGGCCGTTCTGCTCCTGGAACGGGGCCGGGTCGTCCCGGTCTCCCAACTGGTACAGGCCGCCTGGGCCGGCGACCCCCCGGCGACGGCCTCCCACCAGATCCGCAAGGCCGTCGGCGAACTGCGCAGGCGCGTACCCGGCGGCGGTGACCTCATCGCCACCGAACCGTCCGGCTACCGGATGCTCCTGAACGAGGAACAACTCGACCTCAGCCTCTTCGCCGCCCACGAGGACGGCGCCCGTCAGTCACTGGCCGCGGGGAACCGGGCCGAAGCCGCCCGGCAGTGGGAGGCCGCCCTCGCCCTCTGGCGCGGCCCCGCCCTCCCGGACTCGGGCAGCGCCACCATCGAAGCGGCCTGCGCCCTGCTGGAGGAACGCCGGCTGAGCGCCCTGGAGTCCCTGGCCGACCTGCGGCTGTCCACCGGCCGGGCCGCAGGACTCATCGGCGAGTTGCGGCACGCCATCGCCGCCCACCCCTACCGCGAGTCGCTGCGCCACCGGCTGCTGCTCGCCCTGTACCGGGCGGGCCGCCAGGCGGAGGCCATCAACGAGTACGCCCACACCCGCACCCTGCTCGCCGAGGAACTCGGCATCGACCCGAGCCCGGAACTCTCCGAGCTGTACCAGGCGATCCTGCGCAACAGCCCCGAACTGTCCGTCCCGGCCGCGCCGGAGCGGCCGGCGGACGTGCCCTCCGGTGCGGCCGGGCACCCGCGGGGCACCGAACGGCCCTGTCCCTTCCCCCATGTGCCGGACGACTTCACGGGCCGTACGGCGGAGATCGACCGGATCCTTCGCGTCGCCGCCCGCGTCGGCGACCGCTCGCCCCGCATCGCGGTGATCGACGGCATGGGCGGCTCCGGCAAGACGGCACTGGCCGTGCGCGTCGTCCACCTCCTGGCGGAACGGTTCCCCGACGGTCTGATCTACCTCGACCTCAAGGGCTACAGCGAGGACGAGGAGGAACTCGGCCTGTCCGCCGCCCTCGACGTGCTGCTGCGGTCCCTGGGGCTGCCCGGCTCGGAGATACCCGAGGATGCCCGCGGACGCCGTGCCCTGTGGCGTGCGCGGACCTCCTCCCTGAAGCTGCTGGTGCTCTTCGACCACATCGGCGACCCCGCTCTGGTGCACGCGCTGCTGCCGCCCTCGCAGGACAGCTTCGTCCTCGTCACCAACCGCTCGCAGCTCCTGGACCTCGACGGCGCCGAGAACATCTCGCTGGGACCGCTGTCCGAGCGGGAGAGCGTCGAACTGCTGAGCAGTTCCATCGGTGACTCCCGGGCGGAGGCGGAGCCGGCGGCCACGGCCGAACTGGCCGCGCTCTGCGGGCACCTGCCGCTGGCCCTGCGGATCGCCGGCGCCCGGATCCGCAAGCGGCGGCACTGGACCGTCGGCTACTTCGTGGACCGGCTGCGCACCGCGGACAACGTCCTCGACGAACTGCGCAGCGGCTCCCGCAGTGTCACGGCCACGCTGGCGACCTCCTACGAGGCCCTCCCGCCCCGCATCCGCGCCCACTTCCGGCTGCTGAGCCTGCGTCCGGTCCCCGACGTCGACGTGGCGGCGGCCGCGACGACGCTGGGCACCGGCCCGGTCGTGGCCGAACGGTCCCTGGAGTACCTGGTGGACATGCATCTGCTCCAGCAGAAGGGGCTCGGGCGCTACTCCTTCCATCCCCTCGTCCAGGCCTTCGGCCGGAGCCTGCCCGACGACCGGAGCGGCCGGATGCCGCCGAACGGTTCCCCGGTGCTGCTGAGCCGCATCACCATACGTCCGGCCTCGTAG